Proteins from a single region of Penaeus monodon isolate SGIC_2016 chromosome 29, NSTDA_Pmon_1, whole genome shotgun sequence:
- the LOC119592123 gene encoding paramyosin-like encodes MKYRFGVVFWMELAVVLTASQAKTLSQDAEASVLQRVAELEERVAAQARVKEELQQVVKKEVDRRLVLETLLLRTMEEQAIKLGQVESSSTGGHDRIDALESTLRDEISLREEAELSGDLRLQDLESKVSLMEGNLNLITFMDSRLRDLEELVSVHGQEISELQGVLPSTRRAVEQLRRELRRQRTSVEQVENTGENALRGMEAIQNRVRELDSWVLSYNVTSAEDRQLLQEVEDTTSRLTVFLQEAQTTISNLTLAVNSLKNQMSAAPLKLCPQDYRKVGRDCLHLLEEKLTWEEARRSCEELAITVGGAGDLAQPSHIDEFKHYVAKLHTATQYLWVGGIRESSVWRWASGSDIDHEELPWDLGEPDDSDDQYHLCIKSSATKFHDCKDSARLKAVCQIR; translated from the exons ATGAAGTAtcgttttggtgttgttttttgg ATGGAGCTGGCGGTGGTGTTGACAGCATCTCAGGCAAAGACGCTGTCGCAG GACGCCGAGGCTTCCGTCCTCCAGAGGGTGGCCGAGCTGGAGGAGCGCGTCGCAGCGCAGGCTCGGGTGAAGGAGGAGTTGCAGCAGGTCGTTAAGAAAGAGGTGGACAGGCGACTCGTCCTCGAGACTCTCCTTCTGAGGACGATGGAGGAACAGGCCATAAAGCTCGGCCAGGTCGAGTCGTCCTCCACCGGCGGCCACGACAGAATCGACGCCCTCGAGTCGACCCTCCGGGACGAAATCTCACTACGGGAGGAGGCGGAGCTCTCGGGGGACCTGAGGCTCCAGGACCTCGAGAGTAAAGTGTCCCTCATGGAAGGGAACCTCAACCTCATTACCTTCATGGACTCGCGCCTCAGAGACCTCGAGGAGTTAGTGAGCGTCCACGGCCAGGAAATCTCCGAGCTGCAAGGCGTCCTTCCCAGTACGCGGAGAG CCGTGGAACAATTACGCCGGGAACTTCGACGGCAGAGAACGAGTGTGGAACAAGTAGAGAACACCGGAGAAAACGCACTCCGCGGGATGGAGGCCATTCAGAACCGCGTTCGTGAGCTCGACTCGTGGGTGCTGTCGTACAATG TGACGTCAGCGGAGGACCGGCAGCTTCTGCAGGAGGTCGAGGACACCACCTCGAGGCTGACGGTCTTTCTGCAGGAGGCGCAGACCACGATCAGCAACCTCACTCTGGCCGTCAACTCTCTCAAAAACCAAATGAGTGCCGCGCCTCTCA AACTTTGTCCCCAAGACTACAGGAAAGTCGGCCGAGACTGCCTGCATCTCCTGGAGGAGAAGCTGACGTGGGAGGAGGCGCGGCGTTCGTGCGAGGAGCTGGCCATCACCGTGGGCGGCGCGGGCGACCTCGCGCAGCCGAGCCACATCGACGAATTCAAGCACTACGTTGCGAAACTACACACTG CCACGCAATACTTATGGGTGGGCGGCATCCGGGAGAGCAGCGTGTGGCGGTGGGCGTCCGGGAGCGACATCGACCACGAGGAGCTGCCCTGGGACCTGGGAGAACCCGACGACTCCGACGACCAGTACCATCTGTGCATTAAGTCCTCAGCCACAAAGTTCCACGACTGCAAGGACTCGGCCCGCTTGAAAGCCGTGTGTCAGATCCGATGA